The DNA sequence GACATGGTTCATTCTGGAGACTTTGTTACTATGTGACAGCCCACTCCCACTGTAGCACATGTAAAAGAAATGGTCGAAAAAGGTCGGAAAAAGTAAACTACTGTCACCTGCGGGTGACactgtaaaaaaataaaaccttgCCTATTTACGGTTGAATGAGatcctaatttttaaattttgtagtaTAATTcacgaaataaataaataaatttaccggttgattaaaattataatttttaagaaaaaatagaaaaaaaaatactgtgCTTGTATTAATTTAAGCAAGCATTTTTTACGTAAGCAcgacataattaattaaaatatttactttcaGAAATAagatgttattattattttttattaagggGTGGGTGGGTCGGATAACTTACCGGGTTCTCGAGTTCCGATCAGCACTGAACTTGCAACTGAAAACCGGCTGTCGGATATTGCCTTGGATCTGGAAAACCACCGGGCTACATTCCGGTTCGCCGCCGAACTGAAACACGAATCGGGGGTCCGGTTCAGACCGGACAAGCAAGTGAAGTCGTGCAGATGTTTTATCCTCATCTTTTCCCAAGTTCACCCACCCATTCTGAAACGTTTTCGGTTTATTCTCAGCGCCGTCGATCGAGATAGCGATCCGAACCCGGCCGAGCAATTTGCCAGAATTAACCCCACACGTGTTACCCATCCGACCGGCGAAAACCGAAAGACACATTATAACTGGCTTACCGGAGAGCCGGCGTAGAGATGTCGGGTCGAGGTGGAAACCGGCGGACGACGCGGCGGAGTCTGGCGGTGAGTCGCCGGAGACAgatgaaagaggaagaagcGCCGTTTGAGAAGGGAAATTCTTGATCGCGATCTTACAGAAGCAGGGCGTTGTCGACGGGTGGACGGCGGCGCCGGCGGGGCGAGTTGCCTGAGGAAGGTTGAGAGAAAGGGATTCGACCATCAGTCGGACAAACGGACAGGGATCCATCGGAAAAGTGGCCGGCGGCGGAAATGTGggtagaggaagaagaagaaaaattggtGAACATCTAAGTTGGGGAATTGGAGTGTGAACTGTCGGCCATTGATGTATTGAAGGTTTTGCTTTTTattctgtttctctctctcgtgACAGATGGAGAATGAGCTCCTCTTGACTTTTTTACCAAAAATATTACTATTTACTTCAAATCTTTATAAACTataatcatttttcatttattaacataacatatatcttttttaatataaacccatttttatttcaaccatataaagttaattttatttatttatttattcgtgtatttttaataattaattagacttttttttttaaatctttgtctttatttatttatttttttagaaaatagtattttgaatttcaataaaatattaagaatttgaAATGGTATGGAAATGTTATAgaatatttattcttttatttatggtTATTATAATTgagatttattatattattttcatgttttaaatttgtaatccAATAATAAATATCCAAGTCAGCATATAACGAATTCGGATTCCTTAAGGGAAAGTGGGTCCCATGGGGAGGGAACAGACAGCTGGATGAAAGCTGTAACCATGTTGTCAAGTGACGCCAATGTGGCGCTTGTTTGGGTTAAAAAAACTTGCATTTGATTCcaatcttcaaataaaaataataattcgtactaaaaaaataccaaaataataattgttttttgaaaaatttaggTTTATTTATAACTTATGACGTGGCATTCTGTACCGTCTTCTAAATCGCGATCGTGGATTTGGACGGCTGTGTTTGACAAcgctatttttcttttaaaatcaattttctaaatttttaatttcatgaaattctTTTAACGTGAAGAAATTAATCattgaacaaaaatatgtttgaCAGCGTTATGTTTAGATAGGTTTCTACGGGTTAAATGTGAACATTTTTAGTTTCAATCGAGTGGATGTACGTTAAAAAGGGACGGAACAGACAAAATTTGTTACAACCGTAGTTGATAATGAAACATAAAACGTGAATCTTCCTAAAAAACGAGATACCTGCGTCTCAAGGTAACCATTTTCGTGATCGTTTCTTAATCTTTACTCAATATACTTCTATTctttataatttctaaatacGGCTAAATTTTATCGATATAATATCGAAAATTGTAAAGGAGTATTCAAACGAAATAATGAACAAATGTCTTATTTATTCTCATAAATGGAGAGCGACTAAAAATGAATGACAATAACGGTGGAAGATCTGAAAGGATCAAAAACCTATTTATTGGGACGAATCGATGTGATAGTAAGCTGGTAGACCCATCAAATTCGTGGGTCATAGGAGTACGTCATTTGACTGAATTATTTAGGCCtcgttaaattaatttttttcccacaaaaagataaagaaatagtGGAAGCGCTTTTAATTGTGGGTGCGGTGGGGGTGGGGCGGGGGCGGGGTCGGGGGGTCCCTAAAGTTATTGGCAATGGGCGTGGGGAGCAAGCCTTGTACTCCTTCGTCTTCAACCTtcctctatttatttatttttatttttatttttttgaaatttatcatTCATTCAAAGCTTGAAAACAATAATGTTTGTTGTATCCCCACGCTACCAAACACGAACCCTTTCTTTAGTTTCATTAACCTAAACCGAAGTTTAAGGAATTTGTGCTTTGACTGTCGGGACTTTAATCAATTCGACTTTGTTAATAAAGTACTTATTATTAGGGTGTAATTGTGAATCAGACCAAGAAGTTGATGGTTTGAATTCTTCCACCCCTATAGgttgaagtaaaaaaaaacacatatgTAGACACTGAGTGAATTAGaccaatatctgctagtagtagacttgggcggttacaaatagtatatGGGCCCGACACTGAGTGGTGTGCCATCATAGACGTTAGGTCCcctggattgtgagatccaacattagttggggaggggaacaaaacattttttataagcaTGTTGAAACTTCACTCTAAttgacgtgttttaaaaaccgtaaAGCTGACGGTGAcatgtaacgagccaaaacagacaatatctgctagcggtgggtttgagctattacacgAGATCACTTTCATAGATTTTAAtagtagtggacttgagttgttacataaGATTACATTCgaatgaaattgatttttaagaATGATCGGTTacgaaaaacttaaaatatatcaaaataaggTTCACCTCCTTTTTGGTGGCTCAATAGGACCCGTGTTTGTTTAGTAGAGACGATTTTCACTCTTCCAAAGCACTTAAAAGACAACTACGTAAGGCGTCCCCTCGTCCATTATTTTCCACCTAGCTTGACCAAGTGTTCCAACTCAACCAAGCATCATGAAGGTTCATCCTCTTGAATTCTCCTCAAAATTCAGCAACAAAGTAATTGTTTCacctttttcaaatttgaactttattgATTATATACACCTAATCTAATAATAATGTCTCTTAGGATTAATtacattataaaatttaaccttttaattacataataaattacataaaataaaattaaatcatataagtttttttttttggaaaataaaaaataaagtaggGAGAATCTAAATCTACACAGTAAAATCAAACGTTGGCTTGAATGTTGTGAACATAGGACAGACCAATTGGTTGTATTTTTGTCCAACCCCCTATTGCTGGCTGGGTCCCATGCCAGCCTGGAAGGGTGCTTTTGGAGCGTGTTACACGTGTCTCCTCTCaggtttttatatatttttttatttcatttattcacTAAAATGGGCCTCTCTTCTGGGCCCAATAGCTAACAAAGACTGAAGCAGAAAAGCCCATAGCCCATAAAAGCATGTTGGTAAGAAATACTTAACCATGGTATATAAATAACCTGAGTACTAACTCAAGtggttttttcaaattaaaaaatacatttaattttttttacttttaattttataaaaatcttaacaatttaatctctttatatttttttcccataaaccaataattaaaaaaatattaaaagtaaaagaaaaaaaaaaaatggaattcaCATATACGTTATAACAACTATACTATTTTGAAGGGTCTAAAAACCTGGTCTATTGGAGGTTATATGTGGTTCATTTGCCCGGTTGAATAGGAACtaaattatatgatttaaataaataaataaataaataaatcattccCGCCTTTCTATTCTTGCCCTATTTATTTCCATTCTACTCGAAACACAAACAGGAAGAACGAACCGAGCTTCATCCTTAATCTGAGAAAggagaacaagaagaaactcAACGATCCGCGAAGAACAAACGCGAACAGCGATCCAATTTCTCAAGAAAGATGTCGTGGCAAACGTATGTTGATGATCATTTGATGTGCGACATTGATGGCCAAGGCCAGCACCTCACTGCCGCTGCCATTATCGGCCACGATGGTAGCGTCTGGGCTCAGAGCGCCGCATTTCCTCAGGTTTTGATCCTCTTCCAAGCATATTCGTCTTCGTATTGTGGATTAGATAGTTTTAGCAACGGTGCAGTTTCGGATGTGGAATTGTGATCTTTCATCTTATGGAAGAATGATTGATTTATAAACCGGTTATGTACAGATCCTGATCTGGTCGTCGTGTTTCTCTATTAGGCTTTGGTTTTagattgtttgatttttgatAGTTCGTAGTCAATATTATTATCTGATTGTTGCTTGATAGAGCCTTAATTTGGATGGAGAAGGAACTACTATTTTCATAGTTGTTTTCCCTCTGTGGCGATGGACTTTGTGTGTCCTTAATAGGCAGAATAAATGATCATTTTACTATCTCTTGTTTTTGAATCACTTTCATGATGGATTTATGGTTCTCATCAATGTgtattgtaatttaaattattagatgtTGCTTAGAACTCCTGAAGGATTTTGATTGACTCTTCGTTTTTGAATCATCGACGTGATGAACTAATGGTTCTGATCGATGTGTATCATAATTTAAGTGATTAAGTGTTGATTTCATGATGATCCTGGCTGATTTTCTTATTGTGTAATCTTAATTGCAGTGCAAGCCTCAAGAGATCACTGGTATCATGAAGGATTTTGATGAACCAGGGCATCTTGCACCTACTGGATTACATATTGCAGGCACAAAGTATATGGTAATCCAAGGAGAGCCTGGAGCGGTCATCCGTGGAAAGAAGGTGATATAgaaaaacatcataaaatcTGCACGTTTTTGGATTCCTGATTCTTTTCTTGTCTCATTTTGTCCGTAAGGTTCAGACGTTGTCCCTTTTCTGTCCCATAGTACATTACGCTGAAACGTTTTCCACTGTGACCAATGGTACAGAACACACATGAACCAAAAGCATGATGTTAATATCCTGATTTGAGAATTCCAACTTGGGATCCATTGTAATTGTTGACACCTCGAGATTTTTTAAAGGCTCAAAAGTGACAGCTAAAACTTAATTCATTTCCTTTTGATTGTTTtctaaagaaatgaaatttcGTTTCGGAAACTCATTGCTGCATTATGGTTGCATTTGGGTTCAATTGGTCGAGGCATGTGTTCTTAATCAAGAAATGAGATATTCAAATCTTCCACTTCGCACCTCTGCTTGTTGAACTAATTCTCATGCAATGACCTTGCTTACATCATGCCATGGGCTAAAGTCTATTCTATTTCTTTGATTATCGTGGCAGGGTTCTGGAGGAATTACCATAAAGAAGACTGGTCAAGCTCTAGTTTTTGGCCTCTATGAAGAACCTGTTACTCCAGGACAGTGCAACATGGTCGTTGAGAGGCTGGGCGATTACCTGGTCGATCAGGGTCTGTAGGCTTTTTAAGTCCATCTCGGTTCCAAGTACCGAATTTGGGCCtacaaattattctttttcaattattcttttctttttcttatttccttttatgtttgtttggttCCAAGTTTGCAATTTGCTTCTATCTCATGCCTCAATATTGGCAGACAATAATCTCCTGAAAGATATTAACAGTATTTTCATGAAATaactgttttcttttctctctcatttctcccattttattcctttacttgaagtttgttcttttttatatttatttatttccaaatgAAATTGCAAACAGGTGATGTGGGCTATGCTCTTGATTTGTGACAGGTGagaaaatgatgttttttattttatttttctgatttATCTGAAAATATGAacctaataaaatattaccTTCTACTCAAAGATTAGGACTCTCTTTTGGATGGTTTTGTATTGAAATATCCCGTTCgactttatttttcaatgttattgatttatattga is a window from the Cucurbita pepo subsp. pepo cultivar mu-cu-16 chromosome LG07, ASM280686v2, whole genome shotgun sequence genome containing:
- the LOC111798895 gene encoding profilin; translated protein: MSWQTYVDDHLMCDIDGQGQHLTAAAIIGHDGSVWAQSAAFPQCKPQEITGIMKDFDEPGHLAPTGLHIAGTKYMVIQGEPGAVIRGKKGSGGITIKKTGQALVFGLYEEPVTPGQCNMVVERLGDYLVDQGL